The Limisphaerales bacterium sequence GGAAGCGAATGGCACCTTCGTGTTCGTACGCCAATTCCTTTTCTTTGAGCACCTCAATGTGACGGGCATAAATCTCGCCACGTTGCGATTGGAAATACGGGCCCCGGTCACCTTTACTTTCGCCATCGGGATCATTGCTGGCGGGCCCTTCGTCCCAATCCAACCCAAGCCAGCGTAACCCTTCAAGTAAAGCGTCGATTGCCTCGGGCGTGTTACGCGACTCGTCGGTGTCTTCAATACGCAACACAAACTGCCCGCCGGTGTGGCGCGCATAAAGCCAGTTGAAGAGCGCCGTGCGGGCACCGCCAATGTGAAGGTGACCAGTGGGACTGGGGGCGAATCGAACGCGGGTACTCATTGATTGATTGATTGATGGGGTTGGGTTGAGGGTTAATCGAGTTTTACCAGCCATGGCGTTTTACTTTTTTCACTTTATCAAAATGGACATCGCGACTGACGACGGGCAGATGATGTTGCCGCGCCAAAGCGGCGATCCACAAATCATTTTGCGGGATCGGGTTGCCTGCTTGGCGGAGTTCCTCGCGAATGTCGGCGTAGTGTTGGGCGGTTTCGCCGTCAATGGAAAGAATTTCAAATTCCTGCATTCGTTCAGCCAGCCATGCCTCATAAGCCTCACGATGACGTGAAGCCAAAATTCCAAAACTGAACTCGCCCAAAACAATCACTGGCAATTGATGACCTGACCCACCTTCAAG is a genomic window containing:
- a CDS encoding type II toxin-antitoxin system VapC family toxin; translated protein: MGVILDPNALSAFADGDEELRRVLEGGSGHQLPVIVLGEFSFGILASRHREAYEAWLAERMQEFEILSIDGETAQHYADIREELRQAGNPIPQNDLWIAALARQHHLPVVSRDVHFDKVKKVKRHGW